The following coding sequences are from one Thermoflexus sp. window:
- a CDS encoding sugar transferase, with the protein MRNEALPSEWIGPEARARAQETEWLTLRAGLVILDTLALLIAFSLSYLIRFESRLPVFYQPESPPVRYYGLLMAALIPVWLLIFASHRLYAPDHLFHGTSEYMRVIQAASLGMMAAIVASFMEPALVIARGWLLLSWSLSIGMVGLARFLARRAVYALRARGKFMVPALIVGADEEARMVAEQIRSSPISGMILLGILDPHLPRGKELLPGLPVLGTLTDLPRLIEQFGVREVIVSASALPREALVELFRTFAFHPQVNLRLSSGLYELLATGTEVREVMGVPLLYWRRLRLSPMEQLLKAAMDYTLAAIALILLTPLLILIALAIKLDSPGPVLYRRRVVGLGGKPFYAFKFRTMVVNAELLLEQNPELKKAFEQNYKLRDDPRVTRVGRFLRRWSLDELPQLFNVLRGEMSLVGPRMLSPEEISRYGRWALNLLTVKPGITGLWQVSGRADLPYSERVRLDLFYIRNYSLWLDLAILAQTIPAVIRKRGAY; encoded by the coding sequence ATGCGAAACGAAGCCCTGCCCTCTGAATGGATTGGCCCGGAAGCCAGAGCGCGGGCGCAGGAAACCGAATGGCTGACCCTCCGCGCGGGGTTAGTCATCCTGGATACCCTCGCGTTGCTGATCGCGTTCTCCCTGTCTTATCTGATCCGATTCGAATCCCGCCTGCCTGTCTTCTACCAGCCCGAGAGCCCGCCGGTTCGCTACTACGGCCTGCTGATGGCTGCTCTGATCCCGGTGTGGCTGCTGATCTTCGCTTCCCATCGGCTCTATGCGCCGGATCATCTCTTCCACGGGACCTCGGAATACATGCGGGTGATCCAGGCGGCCAGCCTGGGGATGATGGCGGCCATCGTAGCCAGCTTCATGGAGCCCGCCCTGGTGATCGCACGGGGGTGGCTGTTGCTCTCCTGGAGCCTCTCCATCGGAATGGTGGGGCTCGCCCGCTTCCTGGCCCGTCGGGCGGTCTATGCCCTCCGGGCCCGGGGGAAATTCATGGTGCCTGCCCTGATCGTGGGCGCGGATGAAGAAGCCCGCATGGTGGCGGAACAAATTCGTTCTTCCCCGATCTCCGGGATGATCCTCCTGGGCATCCTGGACCCCCATCTTCCTCGGGGGAAAGAGCTGCTGCCCGGCCTGCCCGTTCTGGGCACTCTGACGGACCTTCCCCGGCTGATCGAACAGTTCGGGGTTCGGGAAGTCATCGTTTCGGCCAGCGCCCTCCCCCGGGAAGCCCTGGTTGAACTTTTCCGCACCTTCGCTTTCCATCCTCAGGTGAATCTGCGGCTTTCCTCGGGCCTCTATGAGCTTCTGGCTACTGGAACAGAGGTTCGGGAGGTGATGGGGGTTCCCCTGCTCTACTGGAGACGGCTCCGGCTCTCTCCGATGGAACAACTCCTTAAGGCCGCGATGGATTACACGCTGGCAGCCATTGCGCTGATCCTTCTGACGCCGCTCCTCATACTGATCGCACTGGCGATCAAGCTGGATTCGCCCGGACCCGTGCTGTATCGACGGCGGGTGGTGGGATTGGGAGGGAAACCCTTTTATGCGTTTAAGTTCCGCACCATGGTGGTCAATGCGGAGCTCCTTCTGGAGCAGAACCCTGAGTTGAAAAAGGCCTTTGAGCAAAACTATAAGCTGCGAGACGATCCGCGGGTGACCCGGGTGGGGCGATTCCTGCGACGCTGGAGCCTGGACGAGCTTCCGCAGCTCTTTAACGTGCTGCGGGGCGAGATGAGCCTCGTAGGGCCACGGATGCTGAGCCCGGAAGAGATCTCCCGTTATGGGCGCTGGGCGTTGAATCTGCTCACCGTGAAGCCGGGCATCACCGGCCTCTGGCAGGTCTCCGGGCGGGCGGATCTCCCCTACAGCGAGCGGGTGAGGCTGGATCTTTTCTACATCCGCAACTACAGCCTGTGGCTGGATCTTG